The following proteins come from a genomic window of Pseudomonadota bacterium:
- a CDS encoding type II secretion system F family protein gives MPIEITAARQGPGKAAAPGKPVRMRRRRGKAGVRERMFFTEQLSLLLETGTPLHAALKALGRQVENREMAEIIAGLQEHVTGGKPFSWALAQYPVLFPGTYVKLVAAAEDGGFLDTVLLELLRMDEKREQLRNTVVSALTYPAFLIVFSLFVVVFVLVVVFPKFATLFASIADKLPATTIVLMHASHVLVEYWPLLLLAVAAIAGGSAWWLRTPGGSATLDRLKLRVAGLRSIFIQIYLVQSMRVLGLSLANGVSVPDALVSCREVVSNRVFRKFLLTIEERVKEGGGFAAAFQQEEFIPPLVRQMVSTGEETGSLPRVLGRVADYYERELQKQLAAFSRMVEPVMLIVMGAVVGLIVSSLILPIFKLSQAVH, from the coding sequence ATGCCGATTGAGATCACCGCTGCAAGACAGGGGCCGGGCAAGGCGGCCGCGCCCGGCAAGCCCGTGCGCATGCGGCGGCGACGCGGCAAGGCCGGGGTGCGCGAGCGCATGTTCTTCACCGAGCAGCTGTCGCTGCTGCTGGAAACCGGCACCCCGCTGCACGCCGCACTGAAGGCGCTCGGCCGGCAGGTCGAGAACCGGGAAATGGCGGAGATCATCGCCGGCTTGCAGGAGCACGTGACCGGGGGCAAGCCGTTCTCCTGGGCGCTGGCGCAGTATCCCGTCCTATTCCCGGGAACCTACGTGAAACTGGTCGCGGCCGCGGAAGACGGCGGTTTCCTCGACACGGTGCTGTTGGAGCTGCTGCGGATGGACGAGAAGCGCGAGCAGCTGCGCAATACCGTCGTCTCGGCGCTGACCTATCCCGCGTTCCTGATCGTGTTCTCGCTGTTCGTGGTGGTGTTCGTGCTGGTCGTGGTGTTTCCCAAGTTCGCCACCCTGTTCGCCAGCATCGCGGACAAGCTGCCGGCGACGACCATCGTGCTCATGCATGCCAGCCATGTGCTGGTCGAGTACTGGCCGCTGCTCCTGCTCGCCGTGGCCGCCATTGCGGGCGGCAGTGCCTGGTGGCTGCGGACGCCGGGCGGCAGCGCGACGCTTGACCGGCTGAAGCTGCGCGTGGCCGGCCTGCGCAGCATCTTCATCCAGATCTATCTGGTCCAGTCCATGCGCGTCCTCGGCCTGTCGCTGGCCAACGGCGTGAGCGTACCGGATGCCCTGGTATCCTGCCGCGAGGTCGTTTCCAACCGTGTATTCCGCAAGTTCCTGCTCACCATCGAGGAGCGGGTGAAGGAGGGCGGCGGTTTCGCGGCGGCGTTCCAGCAGGAGGAATTCATCCCGCCGCTGGTGCGCCAGATGGTGAGTACCGGCGAGGAGACCGGCAGTCTGCCGCGCGTGCTCGGCCGGGTCGCGGACTATTACGAACGCGAACTGCAGAAGCAGCTGGCCGCCTTCTCGCGCATGGTCGAGCCGGTCATGCTGATCGTCATGGGCGCCGTGGTGGGCTTGATCGTGAGTTCGCTGATCCTGCCGATTTTCAAGTTGTCGCAGGCGGTGCATTGA
- a CDS encoding ATPase, T2SS/T4P/T4SS family, which yields MSTAPDYRADEVLRTRVGVMTHLVPRTALLNDGEIRSLTEAATDCLRQGDTQLVVDLGSVRLLNSAALEALVDLQEQAVRRGGWLKLVHANSLIQDILALTSFSDYVTLMGADPAAQPGPHGRAQRLGDILLARGLLSEERINEAIVLQQRTARRMGQIIIDKGWVSEQEVLSALGEQLGIPCVRLRAGIYDPAVINTLDRRVARRLQVLPLQRIRGVLYLATSDPQAIPALGEVEKLAGCRVRPVIARREDILNAINDAYAGNVDTIELIGEVDEDFAIVENLARDDYAAIDEMAEGSPIINLVNSLVQRAIRDGASDIHIEPSRQRTRVRFRIDGVLYEVNTLSAEYHPAIVSRLKVMANLDIAERRLPQDGRIQVHTQGRAVDLRFSSLPGLFGEKIVLRVLDKNQALLDVNKLGMSRDNLATFKSLLDSTHGLVLVTGPTGSGKTTSLYAALNYLNSMEKNIVTIEDPVEYQIEIVNQNEVHDNIGLSFSTILRHTLRQDPDIIMVGEIRDRETAEIAVQAALTGHLVLSTLHTNHAVGAITRMIDMDVEPYLLSTALIGVVAQRLVRAICPSCRTSYIAEPELVARFGWDSSRQIHLARGRGCNECYDSGYRGRMGIHEVLASDEALQRLITTNPGRDELNAYLRERGFHTLFLDGLEHVRNGETTIEEIARVINA from the coding sequence GTGAGCACGGCGCCGGATTACCGCGCCGACGAGGTGTTGCGCACGCGCGTGGGTGTGATGACCCACCTGGTGCCGCGCACCGCGCTGCTCAATGACGGCGAGATCCGCTCCCTGACCGAGGCAGCCACGGACTGTCTGCGACAGGGCGATACCCAGCTGGTCGTCGACCTGGGCTCGGTGCGACTGCTCAACAGCGCCGCGCTCGAGGCGCTGGTCGACCTCCAGGAGCAGGCCGTGCGGCGCGGCGGCTGGCTCAAGCTGGTGCATGCCAACAGCCTGATCCAGGACATCCTGGCGCTGACATCCTTCAGTGACTACGTCACCCTGATGGGTGCCGATCCCGCAGCCCAGCCGGGCCCGCACGGGCGGGCGCAGCGCCTGGGCGATATCCTCCTGGCGCGCGGCCTGCTGTCCGAGGAGCGCATCAACGAGGCGATCGTGCTGCAGCAGCGCACCGCACGCCGCATGGGCCAGATCATCATCGACAAGGGCTGGGTCTCGGAGCAGGAGGTGCTGAGTGCGCTCGGCGAGCAGCTCGGAATCCCCTGCGTGCGCTTGCGCGCCGGCATCTACGACCCCGCGGTGATCAACACCCTCGACCGGCGGGTGGCCCGCCGCCTGCAGGTGCTGCCACTGCAGCGGATCCGGGGCGTACTGTATCTGGCCACGTCCGATCCCCAGGCCATCCCCGCCCTCGGCGAAGTCGAGAAACTCGCCGGGTGCCGCGTGCGGCCGGTGATCGCGCGGCGCGAGGATATCCTGAACGCCATCAACGATGCCTATGCCGGCAACGTCGATACCATCGAGTTGATCGGCGAGGTGGACGAGGATTTCGCGATCGTCGAGAACCTCGCCCGCGACGATTACGCGGCCATCGACGAGATGGCGGAAGGCAGTCCGATCATCAACCTGGTCAACTCGCTGGTGCAGCGCGCGATCCGCGACGGCGCCAGCGATATCCATATCGAACCCTCGCGCCAGCGCACGCGTGTGCGCTTTCGTATCGACGGCGTGCTCTACGAGGTCAACACGCTCAGCGCGGAGTATCATCCGGCGATCGTCTCGCGCCTCAAGGTCATGGCGAATCTCGATATCGCCGAGCGCCGGCTGCCGCAGGACGGCCGCATCCAGGTGCATACCCAGGGGCGCGCGGTCGACCTGCGCTTCAGCTCGCTGCCCGGCCTGTTCGGCGAGAAGATCGTGTTGCGCGTGCTGGACAAGAACCAGGCGCTGCTGGACGTGAACAAGCTGGGCATGAGCAGGGACAACCTGGCGACCTTCAAGTCGCTGCTCGACAGCACCCACGGCCTGGTCCTGGTGACCGGCCCGACCGGCAGCGGCAAAACCACCTCGCTGTACGCGGCGCTGAATTACCTCAACAGCATGGAAAAGAACATCGTGACCATCGAGGATCCGGTGGAATACCAGATCGAGATCGTCAACCAGAACGAGGTGCACGACAACATCGGTCTGAGTTTCTCGACCATACTCCGGCATACCCTGCGCCAGGACCCGGACATCATCATGGTGGGCGAGATCCGCGACCGCGAGACCGCGGAGATCGCGGTGCAGGCCGCGCTGACCGGCCACCTGGTGCTCTCGACACTGCACACCAACCATGCCGTTGGCGCGATCACGCGCATGATCGACATGGACGTGGAACCCTACCTGCTGTCCACCGCGCTGATCGGCGTGGTCGCGCAGCGCCTGGTGCGTGCGATCTGCCCGAGCTGCAGGACCAGTTACATTGCCGAGCCCGAGCTGGTGGCGCGCTTCGGCTGGGACAGCAGCCGGCAGATCCACCTCGCGCGCGGTCGCGGCTGCAACGAGTGCTACGACTCCGGCTACCGCGGGCGCATGGGCATCCACGAGGTGCTCGCCAGCGACGAGGCTCTGCAGCGGCTGATCACCACCAATCCCGGACGCGACGAGCTCAATGCCTATCTCAGGGAGCGCGGCTTCCACACGCTGTTTCTCGACGGACTCGAGCATGTGCGCAACGGCGAAACGACCATCGAGGAGATCGCGCGTGTCATCAACGCCTAG